Below is a window of Moraxella nasibovis DNA.
GTATTCCAGAGAATGAACCGGGGTCGTCCATCATGCCGGGTAAGGTCAATCCCACACAATGCGAGGCGATGACGATGGTCTGCTGTCAGGTCATCGGCAATGATACGACCATCACGATGGCAGGAGCGAGCGGTAATTTTGAGCTCAATGTCTATATGCCTGTGATTGGTTATAATCTGCTCCAATCCATTCGCCTATTGACGGACAGCATCAACAGCTTTGATGAGCATTGTGCGGTAGGTATTGAGCCAAATCGTGAAAAAATTGATTATTATCTGCATCATTCGCTGATGCTTGTTACGGCTTTAAATCGCAAAATCGGCTATGAAAATGCCGCAAAAGTGGCAAAAACCGCTTATAAAAACGACAAATCGCTTAAAGAAACAGCGATTGAGCTTGGTTTATTGACAGGCGATGAATTTGACGAAATTGTCCGTCCAGAGCAGATGGTGTCGCCAAGATAAAGCGGTGGATAACAAGGATATTTAAAGACAGCAGATAAAATCCATCATAAAAAGGGGCGTACAATCTTTCGCCCCTTTATTATTAGATTTTTTCTTAGTGTTGTTTTTATAAAATCGCCAAAAAATTTAGCCAAGGGCGCTAAAAAACACCATCAAAATCGGCGAGATGACATTGGTGATAAAGCCAAAGCTGATGATGGTGGGAATGATTTGCGTGCCACCTGAGGCGGTGAGCGTAGGTAGGGTGAAGTCAAGACTGGTGACGCCACCAAGTCCGATCGCCGCCGATGATGAATGGCGCATGACATAGGGGATGAAAATCAAGGCGAGAATCTCTCGGGTGAGGTCGTTGAGTAGTGCCACACTGCCCCAAACCGCCCCATAAGCATCCGTCATGACTGTGCCTGAGAGCGAATACCAGCCAAAGCCAGAGGACAGCGCCAAGCCTTTGGTGATGGAGACATTCTCAAAAATGAGCGCAAAAACCACGCCAGATAACAAAGTCGCCGCCATAAAGACAAGGCTGATCTGCACGCCTTTTTTGTTGAGCATTGCTTCTTTTAGGGTGACGCCTGCGCCTTTTAGGCTGATGCCCACCAAAAAAAGCAGCGCCATGAGTAAGGCGGTGGTGCTGCCTTGCGGAGGTAGAAAAGAGGCAGGTAGCACGCTTGCCATCACAAAGCCTAGCGCCAGACAGCCAAGCTGCACCAGACTGCCGCCTAGGCTGATTTTGGTCTTGGTGTGTGGGGCGTGTGTGCGAGTCTGGCTGCGATGGTCAAACAGCCACAGCGCCACCAAGCCAAAGCTGATTGTAAGCACCACCAGCGTGCTTAAATACAAAGCAATCTCACCGACTTTTTGTGCCAAATCATCGACCAGCCCAAGCTCAATGCCGATGACAATCAAGATCAAATAAATCAAGTAATTAAGCGCACGCTCAGCAGCCTTGACCAAGCCTTGATGGGCAGGCAGGGCAAAGCCTATGAACATGGGCGTTAAAATCAAAATGAGCGTAATCAATCCATTCATTGTCAGTCTGTCTTTATGCCAGTGCGCTCACCTTGCGGACGAAATGACGATGCCTTCGCCACAGATCGCATTTTTGAACATTTTTATAAAAAACCCAAAATATTTCAATATTTCAAAAATAAAAGCGTATTTTTGCAAATAAGTTTGTTAAAATAACACATATCATTAGCGCTTGTCTTTTTCCGCTGTTTTGGCGGTTGTGGGGTGTGCGATGATGATAGTCAAGCCTGATTTTGCCACCAGTCACCGCCAGTCATCAGCAGTCTGATGAGTGCGTCTTCGCCGTGCATGGCATGGGCGAATTTGTCGCAGATTTTGGCTTGATTTGATAAGCATTTGCTCATTTTTGCTAATTGTAACATTATTGCCCAACAAACGCCACCGTCAGCCCTATGAACAGTCAAAGTGTGATTCAGTTTTTTGATAAGATTTTAAACGACCTTTACCAAAGCGTGTATTTGTTTTTGGGTGGGTCATTGGACGATCAGACCCTAAACTGGGCGGAGCGTGGGCTGTCTTTGGCAGCGACGATGATAAAGATTCTCATTTTGCTGTCTTTGATTGGCTTTGTTTATTGGCTGCTTGTTTATTGTGTCAAGCACACCCAGCGGTTTTTGCATGTGTCGCATCGTGGCATGCGCATTGTGCGTGCGGTGCTGCGCTATGTGTGGTTTGTGACGAGCTTGATTGCGGTGATGATGCAGATCGGCTTTCATGCGGACACGGTCAAGGCGACGGCGAAGGCAGCGGCGTGGGCGGGCTTTTATTATGTGCTTTGGGCGACCTCAGGTCGAATGCTAAGCGGTGTGTTGAAGCACTACGAGCTGAACGCCTCCATCGAGCAGCTGCTCAAAAACATGATTTTGGTCGTGGTGCTGGTGCTGGTGTTTGCCAGTGTGCTTGCGCAGTTTGGCTTTGACATCGTCTCACTGGTGGCAGGTCTTGGTATCGTGGGTTTGGCGGTGGGTTTTGCCGCCCAAAGCACTCTGGCAAACTTCATCGCTGGCATCACCATTTTGATTGAGCAGTCGTTTCAAGTGGGTGATTGGATTCGTCTGGGCGATAAAGAGGGGCGAGTGGTCAAGATTTCTTTGAGAGCCACGCAGATTCTCGATCGTGACAACATCATCATTATTATTCCAAATTCCACCGTCTCATCGTCTGAGGTGGTCAATCTGACTTCCAAAAAGATGATTCGCTTTGATGTCAAAGCTCGTATTGCTTTGGAGGCGGACATCAGTCAGGCGCGCAGCATCATCGTCAAATTACTTTCCAAAGACGAAGTGGTGTTAAAGCACCCTGCACCGATGGCGACGGTGAGTGAGGTGGGGGAGTATGGCGTGTATTTTATCGTGCGTTTTTGGGTGGCGCCTGTGTCGGTGGCACGCATTCCCATCATCAAAGAAAACATCACCGAAAAAATCAAGCGCGCCTTGGATGAGGCAGGCATAAAGGCGCCGTATCCGCACATGCGCCTGATCATGCCTGATGATGGACTACAAATCATTAAGCCAACCCCCGCAGTGGGCACTGATGATGGCATCGAAGAGAATATTGAGCTTGCCGAGCGCAAAAACTGATAAAACCACAAAATCTCAACAAATCCGCCAAAATTCCCCTGAAATTGGCGGATTTGTGCTATAATAATCCGTTTGATTTGCCTGCTTTTGGAAAAACTATGAGTCACACCGCCCCTGTATTAACCCATCCGTTTGCCCAGTTTGATGTCAATGATTTTGAGCTTGTCATCACTTGTGCCGATGGGCTTGAAAATGCCTTGTTGATTGAGCTGGACGGCTTTGGCATTAAGGGCGAGCTGATTCGTGCAGGTCGTATTTTGGCACGGCTGAATTTGGCTCAGTTTTATCACATTTGTCTGTATAGTCGTGTGGCGAGCCGTGTGCTTTTGCCCATTGGCGAATACCATTTCAAACAAAAACAAGCCACCACCAACCAAATTTCCAAAGACAGCCAAGGGCGTGCCATCACTCGTACGCTAGACACTCAAATCATTGATGAGGATGTGCCAGAGGCGTTGTATCGTTTTGCCGCTCGTTATGATTGGACGCAGATTTTTGGGCTTGATGATACTTTTGCCATTCGCCTATCCACCGACAAACGCATGACGGTCAATCAGCAGTTCGCCACTTTGCGTATCAAAGATGCGATTGCTGACACTTTTAATAAAAAATTGGGCGCTCGTCCTGATGTCTCTAAAACGCCAGATTTTCATATTTTTGCGGCGGCGAATAATAAATTTGCCGAGCTGTTTTTGGATTTGTCTGGTACAAGTTTGCACCGCCGTGGCTATCGTGTGGTCAATACCGCAGCACCGCTCAAAGAAAACTTGGCGGCGGCACTGTTGTATGAGGCAGGCTGGCACACAGGTCGTCATGATGCTCTGATTGATCCGATGTGTGGTTCGGGGACTTTTATCACTGAGGCGCTTCTCATGCGCGCCAATTATCCTGTGGGTCTGGATAAAACCACCAGCGAGTTTGGTTTTTATCATTGGCAGTATCACGATGATACGCTGTGGCAAGAGCTGGTCAGTTGTGCCAGTGATGAATTTCATGCCAATTTGCAAAAACTGAGCGACACCATGCCGACCATCATCGCATCAGACGCTGACGCTACGGCGGTTCATGCGTGCCATCAAAACTTGCTTGCCTCAGGGCTTGCGCCGATTGCGTCAAAAATCAGCCTACAACAAAAGCCTTTGTCCGCCCTAAAACATACGCTGGCTGACATGAAAGCGACATATCCGCTCATCATCACCAACCCACCTTATGGCGAGCGACTGGGCGAGAGCGATTTTATCAAGCCTTTATATCAAGGCTTGGGGCTGTCTGCGGTAGATGGGCTAAAGCGTGCAGGCGTGGTGCGTGCAGATTTGGCGGTGCTTGGCAGTCATGTGGAGTATGTGGATACGCTACCGATTGTTGAGCCTGCGACTTTGCGTTGTCATAACGGGGCATTGACGGTGTATTTTCGTCATGGGGCGATGGATTTGTCGGACAAGCCCAGTCTGATTGAGCGTTTTGAAAAGCGAGAAGTCATCAA
It encodes the following:
- a CDS encoding lysine exporter LysO family protein; protein product: MNGLITLILILTPMFIGFALPAHQGLVKAAERALNYLIYLILIVIGIELGLVDDLAQKVGEIALYLSTLVVLTISFGLVALWLFDHRSQTRTHAPHTKTKISLGGSLVQLGCLALGFVMASVLPASFLPPQGSTTALLMALLFLVGISLKGAGVTLKEAMLNKKGVQISLVFMAATLLSGVVFALIFENVSITKGLALSSGFGWYSLSGTVMTDAYGAVWGSVALLNDLTREILALIFIPYVMRHSSSAAIGLGGVTSLDFTLPTLTASGGTQIIPTIISFGFITNVISPILMVFFSALG
- a CDS encoding mechanosensitive ion channel family protein gives rise to the protein MNSQSVIQFFDKILNDLYQSVYLFLGGSLDDQTLNWAERGLSLAATMIKILILLSLIGFVYWLLVYCVKHTQRFLHVSHRGMRIVRAVLRYVWFVTSLIAVMMQIGFHADTVKATAKAAAWAGFYYVLWATSGRMLSGVLKHYELNASIEQLLKNMILVVVLVLVFASVLAQFGFDIVSLVAGLGIVGLAVGFAAQSTLANFIAGITILIEQSFQVGDWIRLGDKEGRVVKISLRATQILDRDNIIIIIPNSTVSSSEVVNLTSKKMIRFDVKARIALEADISQARSIIVKLLSKDEVVLKHPAPMATVSEVGEYGVYFIVRFWVAPVSVARIPIIKENITEKIKRALDEAGIKAPYPHMRLIMPDDGLQIIKPTPAVGTDDGIEENIELAERKN